A region from the Salvia splendens isolate huo1 chromosome 15, SspV2, whole genome shotgun sequence genome encodes:
- the LOC121769461 gene encoding peptidyl-prolyl cis-trans isomerase Pin1-like gives MSLSEKVKASHILIKHQGSRRKSSWKDPDGILISATTRDQAASQLQDLRRDILAGDASFKELATKHSHCSSAKRGGDLGSFGRGQMQKPFEEATFGLKVGEISEIVDTDSGVHIIMRTA, from the exons ATGTCCTTGTCGGAGAAGGTGAAGGCTTCGCACATTCTCATCAAGCACCAGGGCTCCCGCCGCAAGTCCTCCTGGAAGGATCCCGACGGCATCCTCATCTCCGCCACCACCCGCGACCAAGCCGCTTCCCAGCTCCAGGACCTCCGCCGCGACATCCTCGCCGGCGACGCCTCCTTCAAGGAACTCGCCACCAAGCACTCTCACTGTAGCTCCGCCAAGCGCGGCGGCGATCTCG GTTCATTTGGAAGGGGTCAAATGCAAAAGCCTTTCGAAGAAGCAACATTTGGTCTTAAGGTGGGAGAGATAAGTGAGATCGTGGACACTGACAGTGGAGTTCATATCATCATGAGAACAGCCTAA